In Flavobacterium endoglycinae, one DNA window encodes the following:
- a CDS encoding PspC family transcriptional regulator, translating to MSAILKLKFFFEKYGFHVSSRLADKLGMRVTSVRLFFIYISFVTAGLGFGVYLTLAFWIRLKDLIRAKRTSVFDL from the coding sequence ATGTCAGCTATTTTAAAACTTAAATTCTTTTTTGAAAAATACGGTTTTCACGTTTCTTCAAGGCTTGCAGACAAGCTTGGAATGCGTGTAACAAGTGTGAGATTATTTTTTATCTACATATCGTTTGTAACCGCTGGTTTAGGTTTTGGAGTTTATCTAACTCTTGCCTTTTGGATTAGACTGAAAGATTTAATTCGCGCCAAAAGAACTTCAGTATTCGATTTATAA
- a CDS encoding DUF2851 family protein: MKEDFLHYIWKFKKFDILDLKTAQNEPILIIKTGEYLELSGPDFFNAQLKIGNQKWAGNIEIHLKSSDWYLHNHEKDPAYENVILHVVWENDTPIYRKDNTEIPVLVLKEYVSKEIIENYNALVSPKTWISCEKQIKEINGFVFKNWQERLFFERLERKSEFVYQLLEEMNQDWEAVLFCLLAKNFGLNTNGNSFLQIAKSLSFSVVRKESFEVESLESLFLGTAGLLDAEKEDLYFKDLKFKYFFLLHKYQLEKKHIDPILFFKLRPDNFPTIRLSQLAALYHKHQNLFSKIISIKTVQNVYELFNVSASSYWHNHYQFDKESTKKGKSLSKSFLDLVIINTVIPIQFAYSNVMGESIAEDLIDLMHETTSEKNAITDKFDSFGIKSKNAFESQSLLELKNEYCNHKACLKCAIGLELLK, from the coding sequence ATGAAAGAAGACTTTCTTCACTATATCTGGAAATTCAAAAAGTTCGATATACTTGACTTAAAAACGGCACAAAACGAACCAATCCTTATTATCAAAACTGGTGAGTATCTTGAACTATCAGGTCCTGATTTTTTTAATGCGCAATTGAAAATAGGGAACCAAAAATGGGCTGGCAATATCGAAATACATTTAAAATCTTCTGATTGGTATTTGCACAATCATGAAAAAGATCCTGCTTATGAAAACGTAATTCTTCATGTTGTCTGGGAAAATGATACTCCGATTTACAGAAAAGACAATACCGAAATTCCGGTTTTGGTTTTAAAAGAATATGTCTCTAAAGAAATAATAGAAAATTATAATGCTTTAGTTTCTCCAAAAACATGGATTTCCTGCGAAAAACAAATTAAAGAAATAAATGGTTTTGTTTTCAAAAATTGGCAGGAACGTTTGTTTTTTGAAAGATTAGAACGAAAATCGGAGTTTGTTTATCAACTTTTAGAAGAAATGAATCAGGATTGGGAAGCTGTTTTATTTTGCCTTCTGGCTAAAAATTTCGGCTTAAATACAAATGGAAACTCTTTTTTGCAAATTGCTAAATCACTATCTTTTTCGGTTGTTAGAAAAGAAAGTTTTGAAGTAGAAAGTCTTGAATCACTATTTTTAGGAACAGCAGGTTTATTAGATGCTGAAAAAGAAGATCTGTATTTTAAAGATTTAAAGTTTAAGTATTTTTTCCTTCTTCATAAATATCAGCTGGAGAAAAAACACATTGATCCGATTTTGTTTTTTAAACTGCGTCCAGATAATTTTCCAACTATTAGACTTTCCCAGCTTGCGGCTTTATATCATAAACATCAAAATTTGTTTTCTAAAATAATCAGTATAAAGACAGTCCAGAATGTTTATGAACTTTTCAATGTATCGGCAAGTTCGTATTGGCACAATCATTATCAGTTCGATAAAGAAAGTACAAAAAAAGGAAAGTCTTTGTCAAAGTCATTTTTAGATTTAGTAATAATCAATACTGTAATTCCAATTCAGTTTGCGTATTCAAATGTAATGGGCGAATCAATTGCAGAAGATTTAATCGATTTGATGCATGAAACAACATCAGAGAAAAATGCCATTACAGATAAGTTTGATTCATTCGGAATAAAGTCAAAAAACGCATTTGAAAGCCAATCATTGCTTGAACTTAAAAATGAATACTGCAATCATAAAGCGTGTTTAAAATGCGCTATAGGACTTGAATTATTAAAATAA